A genomic window from Silene latifolia isolate original U9 population chromosome 11, ASM4854445v1, whole genome shotgun sequence includes:
- the LOC141611670 gene encoding serine/threonine-protein kinase AFC3-like isoform X1, which produces MIIHLESLTQVQEGISIFNTNSHRPEMTTANMTSLDVDSRQPRKRRRIVWDVAPDGFIQGNIPHFTNNVLERYVSPPKRDDDPEGHYVFSVGENLTSRYKILSKMGEGTFGQVLECLDRQTQESVAIKVVRSNSRYRGGAMIEIDILRHLAEHDKVDSHCVQIRSWFDYRNHICIVFEKLGPSLYDILKRNRYRPFHVDLVRDFGRQLLESVAYMHELHLIHTDLKPENILLVSSECVRLPFSEKISAKETRYSYLPNSSAIKLIDFGSAVYDNPSHSSTVSTRHYRAPEVILGLGWSYPCDLWGVGCILVELCSGRALFQTHENLEHLAMMEKVLGPFPRHMIQKATRGAEKYFRRGSRLNWPEGAESRESCRAVQKLEHVKDLISRHVDRSKSSLIDLLCKLLRFDPTERPTAKEALNHPFFKENTSRS; this is translated from the exons ATGATAATACATCTTGAGTCCTTGACCCAGGTGCAAGAGGGTATTTCAATCTTTAACACCAATTCTCACCGGCCAGAGATGACGACGGCGAACATGACGTCACTGGATGTGGACTCCAGACAGCCCCGGAAACGACGGCGTATTGTCTGGGACGTGGCACCTGACGGCTTTATTCAG GGAAATATACCACATTTTACAAATAATGTATTAGAACGCTACGTTTCGCCTCCCAAGAGAGATGATGATCCTGAAGGCCATTATGTCTTCTCTGTCGGCGAGAATTTGACTTCCAGAT ATAAAATTCTCAGTAAGATGGGTGAAG GCACATTTGGACAAGTACTGGAATGTCTGGACCGTCAAACCCAAGAGTCTGTCGCAATCAAAGTTGTTCGGAGCAATTCAAGATATCGTGGCGGGGCAATGATTGAAATTGATATTCTTCGTCATCTAGCAGAGCATGATAAAGTTGATTCTCA TTGTGTTCAGATAAGGAGCTGGTTTGACTACCGCAATCATATCTGCATT GTGTTTGAGAAGCTTGGGCCAAGTTTATATGATATCTTAAAGAGAAATAGATACCGCCCTTTCCATGTGGACCTTGTTCGGGATTTTGGACGACAACTTTTGGAATCTGTAGCAT ATATGCATGAGTTACATTTAATCCACACTGATCTGAAGCCTGAAAATATTCTTCTCGTATCTTCCGAGTGTGTGAGGCTACCTTTCTCTGAg AAGATATCTGCGAAGGAAACACGTTATAGCTACTTGCCGAATTCCAGCGCTATAAAGCTTATTGATTTTGGTAGTGCGGTATATGATAATCCTAGTCATAGTTCCACAGTTTCCACCAGGCACTACAGAGCCCCTGAAGTTATTCTAG GTCTAGGATGGAGCTATCCTTGCGATCTATGGGGTGTTGGATGTATACTTGTCGAACTTTGCTCA GGTAGAGCGCTGTTCCAAACTCACGAAAACCTGGAGCACTTGGCAATGATGGAGAAAGTGTTGGGACCTTTTCCACGGCATATGATACAGAAAGCCAC AAGAGGTGCGGAGAAATATTTTAGACGAGGTTCTCGACTGAACTGGCCTGAAGGAGCAGAGTCAAGGGAGAGCTGCAGAGCTGTGCAGAAGCTTGAGCATGTCAAG GATTTGATATCTCGGCATGTAGACAGATCAAAATCATCTCTGATCGACCTGCTGTGCAAGTTGTTAAGGTTTGATCCCACAGAGCGCCCTACTGCTAAAGAAGCCCTGAATCATCCCTTCTTTAAAGAAAACACCAGTAGGAGCTGA
- the LOC141611670 gene encoding serine/threonine-protein kinase AFC3-like isoform X2 — MIIHLESLTQVQEGISIFNTNSHRPEMTTANMTSLDVDSRQPRKRRRIVWDVAPDGFIQGNIPHFTNNVLERYVSPPKRDDDPEGHYVFSVGENLTSRYKILSKMGEGTFGQVLECLDRQTQESVAIKVVRSNSRYRGGAMIEIDILRHLAEHDKVDSHCVQIRSWFDYRNHICIVFEKLGPSLYDILKRNRYRPFHVDLVRDFGRQLLESVAYMHELHLIHTDLKPENILLVSSECVRLPFSEISAKETRYSYLPNSSAIKLIDFGSAVYDNPSHSSTVSTRHYRAPEVILGLGWSYPCDLWGVGCILVELCSGRALFQTHENLEHLAMMEKVLGPFPRHMIQKATRGAEKYFRRGSRLNWPEGAESRESCRAVQKLEHVKDLISRHVDRSKSSLIDLLCKLLRFDPTERPTAKEALNHPFFKENTSRS; from the exons ATGATAATACATCTTGAGTCCTTGACCCAGGTGCAAGAGGGTATTTCAATCTTTAACACCAATTCTCACCGGCCAGAGATGACGACGGCGAACATGACGTCACTGGATGTGGACTCCAGACAGCCCCGGAAACGACGGCGTATTGTCTGGGACGTGGCACCTGACGGCTTTATTCAG GGAAATATACCACATTTTACAAATAATGTATTAGAACGCTACGTTTCGCCTCCCAAGAGAGATGATGATCCTGAAGGCCATTATGTCTTCTCTGTCGGCGAGAATTTGACTTCCAGAT ATAAAATTCTCAGTAAGATGGGTGAAG GCACATTTGGACAAGTACTGGAATGTCTGGACCGTCAAACCCAAGAGTCTGTCGCAATCAAAGTTGTTCGGAGCAATTCAAGATATCGTGGCGGGGCAATGATTGAAATTGATATTCTTCGTCATCTAGCAGAGCATGATAAAGTTGATTCTCA TTGTGTTCAGATAAGGAGCTGGTTTGACTACCGCAATCATATCTGCATT GTGTTTGAGAAGCTTGGGCCAAGTTTATATGATATCTTAAAGAGAAATAGATACCGCCCTTTCCATGTGGACCTTGTTCGGGATTTTGGACGACAACTTTTGGAATCTGTAGCAT ATATGCATGAGTTACATTTAATCCACACTGATCTGAAGCCTGAAAATATTCTTCTCGTATCTTCCGAGTGTGTGAGGCTACCTTTCTCTGAg ATATCTGCGAAGGAAACACGTTATAGCTACTTGCCGAATTCCAGCGCTATAAAGCTTATTGATTTTGGTAGTGCGGTATATGATAATCCTAGTCATAGTTCCACAGTTTCCACCAGGCACTACAGAGCCCCTGAAGTTATTCTAG GTCTAGGATGGAGCTATCCTTGCGATCTATGGGGTGTTGGATGTATACTTGTCGAACTTTGCTCA GGTAGAGCGCTGTTCCAAACTCACGAAAACCTGGAGCACTTGGCAATGATGGAGAAAGTGTTGGGACCTTTTCCACGGCATATGATACAGAAAGCCAC AAGAGGTGCGGAGAAATATTTTAGACGAGGTTCTCGACTGAACTGGCCTGAAGGAGCAGAGTCAAGGGAGAGCTGCAGAGCTGTGCAGAAGCTTGAGCATGTCAAG GATTTGATATCTCGGCATGTAGACAGATCAAAATCATCTCTGATCGACCTGCTGTGCAAGTTGTTAAGGTTTGATCCCACAGAGCGCCCTACTGCTAAAGAAGCCCTGAATCATCCCTTCTTTAAAGAAAACACCAGTAGGAGCTGA
- the LOC141611670 gene encoding serine/threonine-protein kinase AFC3-like isoform X3: MIIHLESLTQVQEGISIFNTNSHRPEMTTANMTSLDVDSRQPRKRRRIVWDVAPDGFIQGNIPHFTNNVLERYVSPPKRDDDPEGHYVFSVGENLTSRYKILSKMGEGTFGQVLECLDRQTQESVAIKVVRSNSRYRGGAMIEIDILRHLAEHDKVDSHCVQIRSWFDYRNHICIFLPCSLAIWVYLVFAKELLRVVQKISAKETRYSYLPNSSAIKLIDFGSAVYDNPSHSSTVSTRHYRAPEVILGLGWSYPCDLWGVGCILVELCSGRALFQTHENLEHLAMMEKVLGPFPRHMIQKATRGAEKYFRRGSRLNWPEGAESRESCRAVQKLEHVKDLISRHVDRSKSSLIDLLCKLLRFDPTERPTAKEALNHPFFKENTSRS, translated from the exons ATGATAATACATCTTGAGTCCTTGACCCAGGTGCAAGAGGGTATTTCAATCTTTAACACCAATTCTCACCGGCCAGAGATGACGACGGCGAACATGACGTCACTGGATGTGGACTCCAGACAGCCCCGGAAACGACGGCGTATTGTCTGGGACGTGGCACCTGACGGCTTTATTCAG GGAAATATACCACATTTTACAAATAATGTATTAGAACGCTACGTTTCGCCTCCCAAGAGAGATGATGATCCTGAAGGCCATTATGTCTTCTCTGTCGGCGAGAATTTGACTTCCAGAT ATAAAATTCTCAGTAAGATGGGTGAAG GCACATTTGGACAAGTACTGGAATGTCTGGACCGTCAAACCCAAGAGTCTGTCGCAATCAAAGTTGTTCGGAGCAATTCAAGATATCGTGGCGGGGCAATGATTGAAATTGATATTCTTCGTCATCTAGCAGAGCATGATAAAGTTGATTCTCA TTGTGTTCAGATAAGGAGCTGGTTTGACTACCGCAATCATATCTGCATT TTTCTCCCTTGCAGCTTGGCCATTTGGGTGTATCTAGTTTTTGCTAAAGAGCTTCTTCGCGTGGTACAGAAGATATCTGCGAAGGAAACACGTTATAGCTACTTGCCGAATTCCAGCGCTATAAAGCTTATTGATTTTGGTAGTGCGGTATATGATAATCCTAGTCATAGTTCCACAGTTTCCACCAGGCACTACAGAGCCCCTGAAGTTATTCTAG GTCTAGGATGGAGCTATCCTTGCGATCTATGGGGTGTTGGATGTATACTTGTCGAACTTTGCTCA GGTAGAGCGCTGTTCCAAACTCACGAAAACCTGGAGCACTTGGCAATGATGGAGAAAGTGTTGGGACCTTTTCCACGGCATATGATACAGAAAGCCAC AAGAGGTGCGGAGAAATATTTTAGACGAGGTTCTCGACTGAACTGGCCTGAAGGAGCAGAGTCAAGGGAGAGCTGCAGAGCTGTGCAGAAGCTTGAGCATGTCAAG GATTTGATATCTCGGCATGTAGACAGATCAAAATCATCTCTGATCGACCTGCTGTGCAAGTTGTTAAGGTTTGATCCCACAGAGCGCCCTACTGCTAAAGAAGCCCTGAATCATCCCTTCTTTAAAGAAAACACCAGTAGGAGCTGA